The DNA region TCAGAATGCTACCCGTCCACGCTAACCTGTGGAGGTTAACGTTTGTTGCACCTTaggattttcaaaaaagaaaaaagagaaaggaacTTATGTCTTCTCCGCGATGGAAATTCTCTATGTTGAAATGCGAGAGGGCAACAAagagattttattttactgAGTTCGGTTgaagaataatattatatcGAAAATTAAGtgtcccacatcggaaaataaaaaagaaaacttggAAATATGAAAGGAGGCGTTGAAAAGCATTGGATAAATGCCTGACTATTTGTAGGTTCGTTGCAGATTTAGCAAAATAGATAGATAACTGCTTTTTAATCATATCagattttatttagttttgaattttttttttgttcattagacgaggccgaagcctagaaaattaaaagaaatagtTTTGAAAATCTTCGCTAATTGACTTTTGATATCGCATTCTAACCTATTTTAGCTTACCGTTTTCTTATGCAAGATTTTGCTTGTTGAAGATAATTCAATTGAATCAATACGATTGGTGAATCAATGTAAATGAATTTGGATGGTCGCAATATAGCCACCTTGTCAGATAGCTAATAATGTACGTTAGATAGCCAGCCTCGACCACTAGACCTTGTTCAAAATATCATCGATACAGGTTAGCTGGAGGCCAGCAAGAGAAACATGTTAGGGTCTATATATTTGTCGAGGTTCGACCCACGGTAAATCATGTCTTACTGGTGATAGGTCGACCCTGACGAATTATAACATTGAGCTAGCGACCGCGACCCCTGGGAAAAACCCCCTTTTTGCTAGGCGGCGTCTAGAACCCCTTTATTTCATAGTACATTATCAGTAATGCACGAGAAATTCTGACCCTTACTGAAAcctataattttctttttccggaTTCTTTAAGtgagggaaaaggaaaaaaatttcttcattCCTCAACAAGCCCTTTATTTTTCAACCATTAGCACGGCTAGAAATTATTTCGGAACACTTCTAGTTACAAAATAATGAACCAGAATGACTTAAAACATTTATCATATCCATCACATATAAGTAAAATGTCTTATAAGATACCTCCAAAAAACGCCGCGCCCGTGTTATTACTTGCGacaatttttagaaaaagaaaaagaagaatgatCAGATGGAGATTATGCTTATATACTATGttgataatttttctatttgatAATTTTGGAGGAGATTATGCACGAAGTTAAGTTGGGAGGTATTTTCTCTGAGAAAGGAGAGAGCACTTAGGCCATTTGTGTAATCGTCAAGATAAAAGGTGCGATGGAATTCCGATTATCATGTGTTTCGACAATCCACGATATAAATTGGGTTAGAAATTAAGCTtgatattattatctaatcCTGGTCAGCGGTGGGTTAAAAGTGGACTGagatttatcctttttttaatctaaaatGACATTAATGCCCTAATTATGTTCCAAATTTTCCAGATCTACCATAGGAATGGAAAGGGCACAATGGTGCTCAATATCGGCCACCACCACCCCAATGAGGTCACCTATGACCTCTACAAGGCAATTGTGGTCGATGTGCGGCGACCACTGCTGCGGATTCCTTGagcccctccctctctctcattGAAGAAATAGATAAAAGGAAACGCACGGTGGTGGCCCAACACCAGCCACCATCATTCCAAGCAAGGTTGCCATTGACCTTGAGGCTACAAGCGAGGGAAAGAGGGGCTCGCGATTCCGAGGCAGTGGCTGCCCAATGCCTGCCACCACTGTCATGTCGAGGTCAACGATGACCTTGTCGAGGCGGTGGTCGCCGTCGTCGGGCAACTACTGCCCTTTCTCCTCTAGCTTTGACTGTTCTTCGACTATTaagattttctcttttaaaattcgaagttattttatttaaatttttaaaaaaatattaactatTGGACATGTAAGTCATTTCACATTCTTTTCCCAATCCGAAACCATGAAATAGaccaaacatatatattttaggattgctttgtttggtttgttagtgtgattttaaaatcacatttcgACTTAATTTTAccaacaataaaacaaaataactcatacaaagttaaagggtGAGCCTCATATATAACCATttatataattcttttttaaaatcaaaatctgattttaaaatgttacttacaaaccaaacgtAGCATGAATATTTACGGAATTCAAAATCCCCATCTAACTCTCATTCCTAAGTCGTTGATCAAACATGGCAACTGAGAAATTGAGAGTGAGGGTGAGAGTGTGAGAGAAAAGTTATATTGTTTTGataatttgcttttttttttttctgtttgatAAATTTGGAGAGAGATTATGGGATAGTTGAGAGCtgagattttttttggtgataaGAAAGTTTCATGAGTTTTATACAAGGATAAGAAATAAAGGACacataatttttattgatgaGTACCGAGCCATAAGACCTTTTGATTTTAAGTCGGTGCCTTATATAACTGTACTAGGACTCCTCCCTCCGAGGGGAGAATCATTATGGGtatgtttgattttttaaaaaattttcaactctacttaactcaacttcatttattttcaattcaacaatacaataattacttttttattttttaacaattcaattcaatttttaatagtaaattttctcatcgttcattatttttttcacaattcaacaacataatcattactttctctcaactattcattactttttcacacttttttctcataattcaataatacaatcattacaaaccaattaaaatcaaaactcaactcaattcaaaaaccaaacacattcttAATATGTGAAGGAAGATTGAACACGTAAGTGCATTGAGAGTGAGGGTGAGAGAAAAGTGGCAAGAAGAGGACGGAATATTAAGTGAAATGAATTTTACACCCTAATCGAGACTAAACCACTTGAGTGTTGGATTAAGTTCAATACATAAGATTTCTGATGCACCCTCTCGCGTATCGCTGCTATAATATGATTAATTTAGCAAACCttccaattattaattaagagAACCACttctcaatttattttttttttacatttaattAATGACAAAAGTAAGACGTTATGTATATTCATCATTACTCATCAAAACATGATTCCAAATATTATCTTTAATCATTGCAAGTACTAattcgtgtatatatataccggCAAGTTACATTACTTTGAGGAGACTCATACAACATATCAAAAGTGAGAGGAGCCATGGGATCAATGAATAGGTTTTGCTCTCTAATGATACTCCTCGTCATCAGCGCTGCACTATTGACTCTCAAACCTGTGGCTGCACAAGTCGACTTCATGAGATGTGCAACTGGAATAATTGACAAAGAATGTGCACATTTCTTACGGAGAAGGGTGGCTTATAATACGGGGCTTCCACCACCCGACGAGTGCTGCATCGCACTTGTCGAGATCGGGAAGCCTTGCCATGATGCTTTCACACAGGTAAGtcattttttcacatttctcTATTTCCCTTTGATTACAAACCGGTGAAATTAGTTTCAGTAAAATGATTGTCTTTTTTTAAGCAGTTTAAACTTAAGAAACACGACTACGTGGGGACCAAAGCGGATTTGCTTCGGCGAAGCGATGAAGTTTGGAATGAGTGTGTTAATGTTGTGAAATTCGTCTTCCCTCCTGCGGAGGCTCCTGATCATTTTTACTGATCGTATGATCCAATCGGAATGAAATCTTCCACCTAGAGGGAGGACGACATGCATGGAGCGCGTGACGACAATagttttctaattatttcaatttgcaGTCCTTGAGAGTTGTAACTGCTTGTTGGATGATGAATTACATTGGAAAAGTATAGCCAAACTCCAAGAATAATAAGTTTCATAGATAGGTACGCATCAGATCGTTCTGTCATTGCTGATTGCCTTCactcattattattttaatttggaaaTTATTATGTATGATACTATTGAGCCAAAACGAGGTGATAATGTATCTTCGGTAAGGCTCAAGTACTCTTTCTGTCAAATTATGGTCTGGAAAACCGAAACTGGCATGAATCAGAAGAGGCCAGATAAcgagaattgaaattaagaatgCCCGAAATGGAAATTAGAATGCTACCTGTGGAACTTACATCATGCCCAACAAATCCTACGTTGGTTGTGCAAAGgggaatttatatataaggcCCAATGACATCATAAACAACTAGTATTTTTGGGATACGAACCGTGGTCCTTACAAGTTAACATTCGTAACTTGGAATTTCAAATCTGAGATTGTTTTGTAGCTGAGTgaagaaataagaaaatggAACTTTTGTCTTCTCTGTGATAGATATTCCTAATGTTTATATGCGAAAGTGTAACAAAGAGATTCGTGATTGTTTTGGTTGGGGAAATATATTCTGTTGAGTTTAGTtgaagaataatatatattgaaggATTGGTCCTCCCATGTCCgaaagtacaaaaaaaaaatcttaataaaatatgaaaggaGAAGATTTCACCAGTTATTGGGTTAAGTTTCTGGGTTAGATAAGTGCCTAACTATTTGTAGGTTAGTCGCTAATTTtgcaaaataaatttactgtTTATTAAGCACaccagatttttttttttagatctaGAAATCTTTACTAATTGACTTTTGATATCGCTTTGCGATTCATTTTAGCTTTCCGTTTTCCTATGCAATATTTGCTTGTTCaggataattcagttgaatCAATGCGATTGGTCAGTCTAGGTAAATGTATTTGTATGGTCGCAATATAGCCAACCCCCTCATATAGCAAGCCAGCAATGTACTTAATATTTTCGATCTGCCCCATGATTATCCTTAAGTCCAATGGATCTAACTAATGTACTTCGAGGCACGTCGAACCACTCAGGGGTAAAGTGCCCCCAAtcaatggattttttttaagtgtCCTTCATTAGATAGTGTTTTTCAAGCTGACTCAAATAAGATGGCAACTAACCTGGCCGACCCATCGGGCAAATGATCTCGTTGTTATACTCAGACCTGTTATttctagaaaatattttttcttaaagttTTTATCTAGAAAATTTAGATGAAGTTTGgtattttgaaaatact from Punica granatum isolate Tunisia-2019 chromosome 3, ASM765513v2, whole genome shotgun sequence includes:
- the LOC116199457 gene encoding uncharacterized protein LOC116199457; this encodes MGSMNRFCSLMILLVISAALLTLKPVAAQVDFMRCATGIIDKECAHFLRRRVAYNTGLPPPDECCIALVEIGKPCHDAFTQFKLKKHDYVGTKADLLRRSDEVWNECVNVVKFVFPPAEAPDHFY